Genomic window (Gasterosteus aculeatus chromosome 1, fGasAcu3.hap1.1, whole genome shotgun sequence):
ggtttcaaaactccgccaatcactcctaatagcttgtcgaagcatcccagcatcagctgtctattactgaatcttacagacacaaaccacactgatggcatgaagttaaagttaaaacactcaacgaagccccattattaatggacatggctgaaatccggtcatcatagtcgacaagccgaagttgtattggggcgctcgctccttttgcttgacgatcccgatcttgaatctagaatcgattgctcttccttgggttcccggatgttgcggttgaatttttgcattgaattttttgcggttgaattttttgcagttgaatattttgcagttgaatattttgcagttgaatattttaacgttgaaaaacattcagatacacgatttcaatgcataaatattcagtgctagaaattaaatcacctttttctttcaaaatccgatgacacagatttacttgcATAAAAGAGGCTTGAATTAGTAATACAGTATATCCTGGGGTCGCCAGTACCTTGGGAATTGTATAACCCCTGAAAGAGATGTCGTGGAGAGCGTAGTGAGGGATGCTGAAGGGGACGATGTCCAGAAAGCGCTGCACCTCATGGATAACTGCATCTGTGAAGGGGAGGGACTTCCTGTTCTCCATGCTGGGAACACAGCTTTGTCCAATCACGCCGTCAATCTCCGTCTGCATTTTTTCTAAACGGGACAACAACGAAAAAACATTGTATATGGATTGATAGAGTAAGATGACCGTGTCCTCCATTCGGGGACTTACCCTGTATGTTCGGGTATTTAATCAGGACACTCAGGGCAAATCTAATAGTGGAGCTGGTCGTTTCCGTTCCGGCCAAGAAGAGGTTTAACACTGTGGAGATCAGGTTTTCATAGTGGAACTCAGTCTTGGGATTGTCCTTTTCCTGAGAGAGCAAAGAAGTGTTCCATTAGATGTGCAGCAGATAAAGAATATACACATTTGTTGGCAGAAAGTTAATTTGGCATTTCCTTTTGCATTTGAATAGTTATTCAAATTaataattttattcatttatttataattactAAAAATGATAGTTTTCAAGAAAAATtcatgatttttctttttgcgtATCCCAGAGCAAAACAAAATTTTCCACCTGATTGATTCTGATGAGAAAGCAGTCGATAAAGTCCCTCGGGGAGCTGGGGTCCAGTGTCTCTTTGTGCTGATGGATCTTTGTCTCAATGAACTCTCTCAACTTCTCAGCTTTGGCAAAACAAGCGTGCTGGGAGCCGGGCAGATGCTCCATTAGCCAAGGAAAGATGTTGTACAACTGAGGGATGATGATAAACATTGTATAGGAGATCATGTTAAACCCAAACTTTGTAATGATGAGCTATCAGCCGCTTACCTGACCAACAGGACTGTTCAGGAAATCTAAGACCTCAGATAGGGTGTTGAGGAGATGCAGGAACTTCTTGTCCTCGTAACCAAAGCGTTCTCCAAACACCAGGCAGCAGATCACATTGGACACAGTGCGGCTCAGCAAGAACCTGGGGTTGAAGGGCGAGGCTGAGGAGAAGAGTAAAACCTAATTGGACTCATCGATTAAAGgtgaaaatgatgaaatgaaaatggtgTCAAGATCAGAAAATTCCCTGAAATTATGTTTCCCCTGCCGTGTagatcttttcttatttgtttgtttttatttagcacACTTTAGACGCTTTAACATATTAAAATCGGCTCTCAAATCAGCTGTCAAACAAAAGGTCGTCAGTCCCTTTAAATGCAGTTTAAATTCATCAATCAGTTCAGTGGATCACGGTATTCTGTGTTTACAAAAGGCCGTCAGACAGAGATAAGAATTAGAGAGCAGCTCAACATAAACACACCCGACAATACAACAAAGCACTACTCTCCTTTCAGTTATCGACCAACTATGTTCCGTTGAAGTCGTTAGATTGATATAGTGTTTTTGAAGTGTATTAGATCTTTTTCGGTTGCTTTTCTTCTACTATCCTTTAACAACACACATCAGAAACCTTCTTGGATTGAAGCTATCATTTAGGACAACTTCATTTAAAGGAAAAATCCCATGCCACCATTTGTTTGGATTGATGGTAAATGTAGTCCATTGAAGTTTGTTGGTCAAGAACAACTGAGTTTGCACcaagaaaaatgttgtttttctttctgcaccCGATTCCATCATTTGACGTTAGTGGAGGCAAAAGAAAGACTACGGTTCATTCTGAGGAACGCATTGAGTACATTTACCAATAAGTGCATCATCCCGTTTCATATCATGCCGGCGTGGAGCGCGTGCTCGCAAAACTACAGCTGCATACGCACCTTTGAATGACTCCATGCGGGCCCTCAGGTGTCTGCTCTCCTCCTGGATCCACACCTCCATCCCCTTGCGTCCCATCCCAAAGTCCCTCAGGGTCGACAGTGAGAAGCGTCGCAGTTGGCGCCAGCGTTCCCCGTTGCTGATCGCCaaacctgaaaaaaacaaaggatgTGTGCCTCTTGCCGACCGGCTGGAATTCAAAGACATGCGTTCACGGAAACCATGGAAGTGGCGTCCGATTTCCGCTGAACTCACCGTAGCCCTTGGTAACCTTCATCAGAAAGGGCAGTGGCCCTCTGCCTGTGAAGTCGTCTCCCTGGTCCACCAGAGCCTCCTTCACCGCATCATATCCCACCAGGAAAACCACCCGCTGCCAGCCCAGGTGGACGGTCATCACAGGCCCGTGGGTTTCACTGAACTACGAGAAGACTGGATTTTTAGGGTTGTAACACTCTaattccctttctttttttttccgtaaAAAAATTCAATGAGCAATCAAAGCTAAAATACAACATGAGTGACCAAGCTAAAGACGCCTCAGATCACGTGATGATGTTCTTACACGACGTTAAATCGTTGTACTTTTTGCTAAACTAATTACTTACCTTGAGAATGCTTTTAAAAGGGGCATTTTTGTCCAGTTGCGGCAGGTTTCCTATCAGAGGGAGTGCGAAGGGTCCTGGGGGCAACAGATACTTGCGTCTGTTTTTGACCCCAAACAACCACAGCAGAGCTAAGATTAGCCCCGCCAGGAAAACTGTTGCAGAAAAGTCCATGACGCTCTTCTCGCTGGGTCTTCTCGACTCGACTCTGCTGGTCGGCAGATCCCTCTTATATTCCCTCAAATGCTTGTTTTGAACAGGGACATTCCAGtggtgctgcactgggacagaGGTGAGTCACATGACTAGAGTGCACCTTCACCTGCTTTTTTATTGGCTAGAAGCCAGAGGGGAGCAGACAAACATCTGACTTGAATTATACCACAATCATTTCCCTCCTCTTTCGTCCACAGAATTGGTGTTGAAGGGATTGACCTGAATGAATACAAGTACAATATTAGTTTCAGAAAACCCAGAACTTTGGGGTATactcgttgtttgtttgtttttaaaatgagaagGGCCAACAAGAGGTCAGCAGTTGCAGCTGGATTAATATGCTTTTGActgaatttatttaatttattgcatacctgaaataaaatgaaatgaatgaaaatcaaGCCGGTGTCCATGTTGCCATACAACTACACAACACATACAGCTGTAAAACACACCTACAAACAAAGTGCCGTGGTTGCATTACTCATCAATGAGACAgctttgtgcttttttaagccaaTCAACTGATGAATTGATTATAATTGAGATTTACCATTCACACTGCACTCAAATCATCAAAGTAATCTCACTGTGCGCGCCTCCAAGTGATTGGAGCTCTAGCGTGTTTACCGGTTATGTAACATACTCTCAAGCGTGCATCGGAAGGAGACCAGAATTTATGTATGCGATCGCCAAATAAACATGCAGAGCGGTCCAGCAAAGCTTTTACACTCTTTCGATTGAAAGCCCATTGCTTTATGTTTGTGGTCAATATTTAGATTCACATGTTGTTTCACTGTTATTTTCTCTCG
Coding sequences:
- the cyp2y3 gene encoding cytochrome P450 2Y3, producing MDFSATVFLAGLILALLWLFGVKNRRKYLLPPGPFALPLIGNLPQLDKNAPFKSILKFSETHGPVMTVHLGWQRVVFLVGYDAVKEALVDQGDDFTGRGPLPFLMKVTKGYGLAISNGERWRQLRRFSLSTLRDFGMGRKGMEVWIQEESRHLRARMESFKASPFNPRFLLSRTVSNVICCLVFGERFGYEDKKFLHLLNTLSEVLDFLNSPVGQLYNIFPWLMEHLPGSQHACFAKAEKLREFIETKIHQHKETLDPSSPRDFIDCFLIRINQEKDNPKTEFHYENLISTVLNLFLAGTETTSSTIRFALSVLIKYPNIQEKMQTEIDGVIGQSCVPSMENRKSLPFTDAVIHEVQRFLDIVPFSIPHYALHDISFRGYTIPKDTMIIPMLHSVLKEERNWATPQSFNPQHFLDQNDNFKKNPSFLPFSAGKRACVGESLARMELFIFLVSLLQNFTFSCTGGPDSINLIPEYSSFANLPRTYQIIATPR